The following are encoded in a window of Ferribacterium limneticum genomic DNA:
- a CDS encoding NYN domain-containing protein: MAAANDNASMALFCDFENVALGVRDANYEKFDIKPILERLLAKGSIVVKKAYCDWDRYKAFKSAMHEANFELIEIPHVRQSGKNSADIRMVVDALDLCYTKAHVDTFVIISGDSDFSPLVSKLRENAKKVIGVGVKQSCSDLLVTNCDEFIYYDDLVRDRESRGNARRDREAPKRSPEEEAKRSQKQEERKTKAVDLVAATFVDLMADRGESERIWASVLKEVVKRRNPGFNESYYGFRTFGNLLEEAASRGLLGFGRDDKGAFVFRGQGRPASGEAEMGAELPVEQVLTVNPENEPKMESPAAEPEVSGNARRRGGRRSRGGKDRAVSEPVEPAFSAPEVLPVSAASDSHSQPAVADAAPAEKAESKPRRGGRRPRKTDAMKESAAPVAESPVVVAVSSATGVEGEAKPAKAKRPSRPRKAKVAAEPSES; encoded by the coding sequence ATGGCCGCAGCCAACGACAACGCCAGCATGGCGCTCTTTTGTGATTTCGAAAACGTTGCCCTTGGCGTCCGCGATGCCAATTACGAGAAGTTCGATATCAAGCCGATTCTCGAGCGCCTGCTCGCCAAGGGCAGCATTGTGGTCAAGAAAGCCTATTGCGACTGGGATCGTTACAAGGCCTTCAAGTCGGCCATGCACGAAGCCAATTTCGAGCTCATCGAAATCCCGCACGTCCGCCAGTCCGGCAAGAACTCGGCCGACATCCGCATGGTCGTCGATGCCCTCGACCTCTGCTACACCAAGGCCCACGTCGATACCTTCGTGATCATCTCCGGCGACTCCGATTTTTCGCCGCTCGTCTCCAAACTGCGCGAAAACGCCAAGAAAGTCATCGGTGTCGGTGTCAAGCAGTCGTGTTCCGACCTGCTCGTCACCAACTGCGACGAGTTCATCTACTACGACGACCTCGTCCGCGACCGCGAAAGCCGTGGCAACGCGCGGCGTGACCGCGAAGCGCCCAAGCGCTCGCCGGAAGAAGAAGCCAAGCGCAGCCAGAAGCAGGAAGAACGCAAGACCAAGGCGGTTGATCTCGTCGCCGCCACCTTCGTCGACCTGATGGCCGACCGCGGTGAAAGCGAGCGCATCTGGGCCTCGGTCCTCAAGGAGGTCGTCAAGCGCCGCAACCCCGGATTCAACGAAAGCTATTACGGTTTCAGGACCTTCGGCAATCTGCTCGAAGAAGCCGCCAGCCGTGGCTTGCTCGGCTTTGGTCGCGACGACAAGGGCGCCTTCGTCTTCCGCGGGCAGGGCCGACCGGCTTCGGGTGAGGCCGAAATGGGTGCCGAGTTGCCGGTCGAGCAGGTTCTTACGGTCAACCCGGAAAATGAGCCAAAAATGGAATCGCCGGCAGCCGAGCCGGAAGTCTCCGGCAACGCCCGCCGTCGTGGCGGTCGGCGTTCGCGCGGTGGCAAGGATCGTGCGGTCAGCGAGCCGGTCGAGCCGGCGTTTTCTGCGCCTGAAGTTTTGCCGGTCAGTGCGGCCTCTGACAGCCACTCTCAGCCGGCAGTCGCCGACGCTGCGCCCGCTGAAAAGGCGGAAAGCAAGCCGCGCCGCGGCGGTCGCCGTCCGCGCAAGACGGATGCGATGAAAGAGTCTGCCGCCCCGGTTGCCGAGTCGCCTGTCGTGGTCGCCGTAAGCTCTGCCACCGGAGTCGAGGGCGAGGCGAAACCGGCCAAGGCCAAGCGTCCGTCACGTCCGCGCAAGGCGAAGGTGGCGGCTGAACCTTCGGAAAGCTGA
- a CDS encoding c-type cytochrome, with protein sequence MSGAFTKSMARNIFYGGTVFFFLLFLALSFDTHTQLPKRDMRANITPQIAEGKKLWEVNNCIGCHTLLGEGAYFAPELGNVIVRYGDEGVKAFIQSRPKEGIPGRRSMPQFNFTDEQLNAIVAFLKHVNSINTANWPPNSQG encoded by the coding sequence ATGAGTGGCGCTTTCACCAAATCGATGGCGCGGAACATATTTTACGGGGGGACCGTCTTCTTCTTCCTGTTGTTCCTCGCGCTGTCCTTCGACACCCATACGCAACTGCCTAAACGCGACATGCGGGCCAATATCACGCCGCAAATCGCCGAAGGCAAGAAGCTATGGGAAGTCAATAACTGTATCGGTTGCCACACCCTGTTGGGTGAAGGTGCCTATTTCGCCCCGGAACTGGGTAACGTCATCGTTCGCTACGGCGACGAAGGCGTCAAGGCTTTCATCCAGAGTCGTCCGAAAGAAGGCATCCCGGGTCGCCGCAGCATGCCTCAGTTCAATTTCACCGACGAGCAGCTGAATGCCATCGTGGCCTTCCTGAAGCACGTCAATTCGATCAACACCGCCAACTGGCCGCCTAACAGCCAGGGCTGA
- a CDS encoding cbb3-type cytochrome c oxidase subunit I has protein sequence MQYKSQAVAKPYFIAAIGLFVGQILFGLILGLQYVLGDFLFPAIPFNVARMVHTNLLIVWLLFGFMGGAYYMIPEESETELFSPKLALILFWTFLVAGALTIVGYLAVPYATLAELTGNNIIETMGREFLEQPLPTKVGIVIVALGFLFNLTMTMLKGKKTAISMVLMIGLWGLAVFFLFSFYNPVNVVLDKFFWWWTVHLWVEGVWELILGSFLAFVLIKTTGVDREVIEKWLYVIVTLTLITGIIGTGHHYFWIGTPEYWQWWGSIFSALEPIPFFAMTVFAFNMVNRRRREHPNKAAVLWALGTGVMAFLGAGVWGFLHTLAPVNYYTHGTQITAAHGHMAFYGAYAMVNLMMISYAMPILRGRAANSNKSQVLEMWSFWLMTTAIVFITLFLTAAGILQVWLQRVSDTPLPFMVAQDKIALFYWMREWAGVIFLIGLIIYITSFFVGGKEEKAA, from the coding sequence ATGCAATATAAATCCCAAGCGGTTGCAAAACCCTACTTCATCGCGGCAATCGGTCTGTTTGTCGGTCAGATCCTGTTCGGCCTGATTCTTGGCCTGCAGTATGTGCTCGGCGACTTCCTGTTCCCCGCCATTCCGTTCAACGTGGCCCGCATGGTCCACACCAACCTGCTCATCGTGTGGCTGCTCTTTGGCTTCATGGGTGGCGCCTACTACATGATCCCGGAAGAATCCGAGACTGAACTGTTCAGCCCGAAACTGGCGCTGATCCTGTTCTGGACCTTCCTGGTCGCCGGGGCGCTGACCATCGTCGGCTATCTGGCCGTGCCGTACGCCACGCTGGCTGAGCTGACCGGTAACAACATCATCGAAACCATGGGCCGCGAGTTCCTCGAACAGCCGCTGCCAACCAAAGTCGGTATCGTGATTGTTGCACTGGGCTTCCTGTTCAACCTGACCATGACCATGCTGAAGGGCAAGAAGACTGCCATTTCCATGGTGCTGATGATTGGTCTGTGGGGCTTGGCTGTCTTCTTCCTGTTCTCTTTCTACAACCCGGTGAACGTCGTTCTCGACAAGTTCTTCTGGTGGTGGACGGTGCACCTCTGGGTGGAAGGCGTATGGGAACTGATTCTTGGCTCCTTCCTGGCTTTCGTGCTGATCAAGACGACCGGCGTTGACCGTGAAGTGATCGAAAAGTGGCTCTACGTCATCGTCACCCTGACGCTGATTACCGGCATCATCGGTACGGGTCACCACTACTTCTGGATCGGTACGCCGGAATACTGGCAGTGGTGGGGTTCCATCTTCTCCGCTCTGGAGCCGATTCCCTTCTTCGCCATGACCGTCTTTGCCTTCAACATGGTGAACCGTCGTCGTCGCGAGCATCCGAACAAGGCTGCCGTTCTGTGGGCGCTGGGCACCGGTGTAATGGCTTTCCTGGGCGCTGGCGTGTGGGGCTTCCTGCACACCCTGGCTCCGGTCAACTACTACACGCACGGCACGCAGATCACCGCGGCGCACGGCCACATGGCTTTCTATGGCGCCTACGCCATGGTCAACCTGATGATGATCTCGTATGCCATGCCCATCCTGCGCGGCCGTGCTGCCAACAGCAACAAGTCGCAAGTGCTGGAAATGTGGTCGTTCTGGCTGATGACCACAGCCATCGTCTTCATTACGCTGTTCCTGACCGCCGCCGGCATCCTGCAAGTCTGGCTGCAACGCGTATCCGACACCCCGCTGCCGTTCATGGTGGCGCAGGACAAGATCGCGCTGTTCTACTGGATGCGCGAGTGGGCCGGTGTAATCTTCCTGATTGGCCTGATCATCTACATCACCAGCTTTTTTGTTGGTGGCAAAGAAGAAAAGGCAGCCTGA
- the katG gene encoding catalase/peroxidase HPI translates to MDTNQTKTAGKCPVMHGANTASADTNMAWWPKALNFDILHQHDSKTNPLGQGFNYREEVKKLDVAALKKDLLALLTDSQDWWPADWGHYGGLMIRMAWHSAGSYRVADGRGGAGTGNQRFAPLNSWPDNVNLDKARRLLWPIKKKYGNKLSWADLIILAGNAAYESMGLKTFGFAFGREDIWHPEKDIYWGSEKEWLAPTDNPNSRYSGERELENPLAAVMMGLIYVNPEGVDGKPDPLKTAHDVRITFARMAMNDEETVALTAGGHTVGKAHGNGDAKRLGPAPEAADVEEQGLGWNNHSSRSIGRDTVTSGLEGAWTTHPTRWDNGYFDMLLNHDWELKKSPAGAWQWEPVSIREEDRPVDVEDAAIRHNPIMTDADMAMKMDPAYREIAERFAKDQAYFSEVFARAWFKLTHRDMGPKARYIGPDVPQEDLIWQDPVPVGRAGYDVATVKAEIAASGLSIGDMVATAWDSARTFRGSDMRGGANGARIRLVPQKDWEGNEPARLARVLSVLESIAAQTGVSVADVIVLAGNLGVEQAAKAAGVDITVPFAPGRGDASQAMTDVESFEFLEPVADGYRNWLKKDYVVSAEELLLDRTQLLGLTAHEMTVLVGGLRVLGTNHGGTRHGVLTDRVGALTNDFFVNLTDMAYTWKPVGWNLYEIRDRKTGAVKWTATRVDLVFGSNAILRAYAEVYAQDDNKEKFVQDFVAAWTKVMNADRFDLG, encoded by the coding sequence ATGGATACCAATCAAACGAAGACTGCCGGCAAATGTCCGGTCATGCATGGCGCCAACACGGCCAGCGCCGATACCAACATGGCGTGGTGGCCGAAGGCGCTGAACTTCGACATCCTGCATCAGCACGACAGCAAGACCAATCCGCTGGGCCAGGGCTTCAACTACCGCGAGGAGGTCAAAAAGCTCGACGTCGCCGCCCTCAAGAAGGATTTGCTCGCCCTGCTCACTGACAGCCAGGACTGGTGGCCGGCCGACTGGGGCCACTATGGAGGCCTGATGATCCGCATGGCCTGGCACTCGGCCGGTTCGTACCGGGTGGCCGATGGCCGCGGCGGCGCCGGCACCGGCAACCAGCGTTTTGCCCCACTTAACTCCTGGCCCGATAACGTCAACCTCGACAAGGCGCGTCGCCTGTTGTGGCCGATCAAGAAAAAATACGGCAACAAACTGAGCTGGGCCGACCTGATCATCCTCGCCGGCAACGCGGCCTATGAATCGATGGGCCTCAAGACTTTCGGCTTCGCCTTCGGTCGCGAGGACATCTGGCATCCCGAAAAGGACATTTACTGGGGTTCCGAAAAGGAATGGCTGGCGCCCACCGATAATCCGAACAGCCGTTATTCCGGCGAACGGGAACTGGAAAACCCGTTGGCCGCCGTGATGATGGGGCTGATCTACGTTAACCCGGAAGGCGTGGACGGCAAGCCCGATCCGCTAAAAACAGCCCACGACGTGCGCATCACCTTTGCCCGGATGGCGATGAATGACGAAGAAACCGTCGCCCTGACCGCCGGCGGTCACACCGTCGGCAAGGCCCACGGCAACGGCGATGCCAAACGTCTGGGGCCGGCTCCCGAAGCGGCCGATGTTGAAGAACAGGGCCTGGGCTGGAACAACCACAGCAGCCGGAGCATTGGTCGCGATACCGTGACCAGCGGCCTCGAAGGCGCCTGGACCACTCACCCGACCCGGTGGGACAACGGCTATTTCGACATGCTGCTCAACCACGACTGGGAACTGAAAAAGAGCCCGGCCGGCGCCTGGCAGTGGGAACCGGTCAGCATCAGGGAAGAAGACCGGCCGGTCGATGTCGAGGATGCCGCTATCCGCCACAACCCGATCATGACCGATGCCGACATGGCGATGAAGATGGATCCGGCTTATCGGGAAATTGCCGAGCGCTTCGCCAAGGATCAGGCCTATTTCTCGGAAGTCTTCGCCCGCGCCTGGTTCAAGCTGACGCACCGCGACATGGGGCCGAAGGCCCGCTACATCGGACCCGACGTGCCGCAGGAAGACCTGATCTGGCAGGATCCGGTGCCGGTCGGTCGGGCCGGCTACGACGTGGCCACGGTCAAGGCTGAAATCGCCGCTAGTGGATTGAGCATAGGCGACATGGTGGCAACGGCCTGGGACAGCGCCCGGACTTTTCGTGGTTCCGACATGCGCGGCGGGGCCAACGGCGCGCGCATCCGCTTGGTGCCGCAAAAGGACTGGGAAGGCAATGAGCCGGCCCGGCTGGCCCGGGTGCTCTCCGTTCTCGAAAGCATTGCGGCGCAGACCGGGGTCAGCGTCGCCGATGTGATCGTGCTGGCCGGCAACCTTGGCGTCGAGCAGGCGGCAAAGGCGGCGGGTGTCGACATCACCGTTCCCTTCGCCCCGGGTCGTGGCGATGCCAGCCAGGCGATGACCGACGTCGAGTCCTTCGAGTTCCTCGAACCGGTGGCCGACGGCTACCGCAACTGGCTCAAGAAGGACTACGTGGTCAGTGCCGAGGAGTTGCTGCTTGATCGCACGCAGTTGCTTGGTTTGACCGCCCATGAAATGACCGTGCTCGTCGGCGGCCTGCGCGTGTTGGGTACCAACCATGGCGGCACCCGGCATGGCGTTCTGACCGATCGCGTCGGGGCGTTGACCAACGACTTCTTCGTCAATCTGACCGATATGGCTTACACCTGGAAGCCGGTGGGTTGGAATCTCTACGAAATCCGCGATCGCAAGACCGGCGCGGTCAAGTGGACGGCGACCCGGGTCGATCTGGTGTTCGGGTCAAACGCCATCCTTCGCGCCTACGCCGAGGTTTATGCGCAGGATGACAACAAGGAGAAATTCGTTCAGGACTTCGTTGCCGCCTGGACCAAGGTCATGAATGCCGACCGTTTCGATCTGGGATAA
- a CDS encoding DUF302 domain-containing protein — protein MYYIVDSDKSFYEATTDLVPVIQRLGLSVLQVHDLGGMLDSKEIEFDDECQVFEVGNPRLVEKMLAIDMRLSAALPWRISVYTEDGNTKIALTRPLPLLAALSPDVTLVRLAQELEEKLIQIVDETR, from the coding sequence ATGTACTACATCGTCGATAGCGACAAATCGTTTTACGAGGCCACCACCGATCTCGTCCCGGTCATCCAGCGTCTGGGCTTGAGTGTGTTGCAAGTGCACGACCTGGGCGGCATGCTGGACAGCAAGGAGATCGAATTCGACGACGAATGCCAGGTCTTCGAAGTCGGCAATCCCCGGTTGGTCGAGAAAATGCTGGCCATCGACATGCGCCTCAGCGCGGCGCTGCCCTGGCGCATTTCGGTCTATACCGAGGACGGCAACACGAAAATCGCCCTGACCCGGCCGCTGCCGCTGCTCGCCGCGCTGTCGCCCGATGTCACGCTGGTCCGGCTGGCCCAGGAGCTGGAAGAAAAACTCATCCAGATCGTCGACGAGACGCGTTAA
- a CDS encoding class I SAM-dependent methyltransferase, which produces MNEDESSLKDISGLTLAYYNQRAEEFRAGTRDHDVSQNIEALLRHIVGQAPLTLLDFGCGPGRDLKALAGLGHRVIGLDGAAAFAEMARADTGCEVWHQDFLNLELPDGRFDGIFANASLFHVPGRELPRVLRQLHTTLKAGGVLFCSNPHGPNVEGWNGGRYGAYLDLETWRCRLTEAGFVELEYYYRPAGMPREKQPWLASVWRKAD; this is translated from the coding sequence GTGAACGAAGATGAATCGAGCCTCAAGGATATATCCGGACTGACGCTGGCCTATTACAACCAGCGTGCCGAGGAATTTCGGGCCGGTACGCGCGATCACGATGTAAGCCAGAACATCGAAGCGTTGCTGCGCCATATCGTCGGCCAGGCGCCGCTTACGCTGCTTGATTTCGGCTGCGGGCCGGGGCGCGACCTCAAGGCTTTAGCCGGGCTGGGTCACCGGGTCATCGGGCTGGATGGCGCCGCGGCATTTGCCGAGATGGCGCGGGCCGATACCGGCTGTGAGGTCTGGCATCAGGATTTTCTCAATCTCGAACTGCCTGACGGGCGTTTCGACGGCATCTTCGCCAATGCCTCGCTGTTCCACGTTCCCGGCCGCGAACTGCCCCGCGTCCTGCGCCAGTTGCACACCACGCTCAAGGCTGGCGGCGTGCTGTTCTGCTCAAACCCGCACGGACCCAATGTCGAAGGCTGGAACGGCGGGCGTTACGGGGCGTATCTCGATCTTGAAACCTGGCGTTGTCGCCTGACGGAAGCCGGGTTCGTCGAACTCGAGTACTACTATCGGCCAGCCGGCATGCCGCGCGAAAAGCAGCCCTGGCTGGCCAGCGTCTGGCGGAAAGCGGATTGA
- a CDS encoding GNAT family N-acetyltransferase: protein MPALTISSVDSTDAIPREAWDRLCPPGDPFLNADFLAIIERHGAAGPDWGWVPCHLTASDEQGRIIGILPLYVRFNSHGDFIHDWSWASVYQQLGRSYFPKLLSGLPHTPATGPRLLVAEGPQASTIRRALIDGAQSVASAHNMSSWHVAFPNEDDCNELRAAGMLISHNVQFQWLDSGCGDFDGYLATFAADKRRKVRAERRKVAASGLNIEVRHGNEIDPAEWPALHALYASTFDKFNNHAVFTAACFADLAPALGRRMVVFIARDGGQAVAVSLCFRSDETLYGRYWGCNGQYHSLHFELCFYQGIAYCLRHGLQRFEPGAGGEHKIARGFTPTVVHSAHWIADPAMRKLIGRHLDVQGDAVANYRDQAAAHLPFRCEN, encoded by the coding sequence ATGCCAGCCCTGACGATCTCTTCCGTTGATTCCACCGACGCCATCCCGCGCGAGGCATGGGATCGTCTTTGCCCGCCCGGCGACCCTTTTCTCAACGCCGATTTTCTCGCCATCATCGAACGCCATGGTGCCGCCGGGCCGGACTGGGGCTGGGTGCCATGTCATCTGACGGCGAGCGACGAACAAGGCCGCATCATCGGCATCCTGCCTCTCTACGTCCGCTTCAACTCGCACGGCGACTTCATCCATGACTGGTCGTGGGCATCCGTTTACCAGCAGCTCGGCCGCAGCTACTTCCCGAAATTGCTGAGCGGCCTGCCGCATACCCCGGCCACCGGGCCGCGCCTGCTGGTGGCTGAAGGTCCGCAAGCGTCGACGATTCGCCGGGCCCTGATCGATGGCGCCCAGTCGGTGGCCAGCGCGCACAACATGTCATCGTGGCACGTCGCCTTTCCGAACGAGGATGACTGCAACGAGCTGCGGGCAGCCGGCATGCTGATCAGCCACAACGTCCAGTTCCAGTGGCTGGACAGCGGCTGTGGCGACTTCGACGGCTATCTGGCCACCTTTGCCGCCGACAAGCGGCGCAAGGTCCGGGCCGAGCGACGCAAGGTGGCGGCCAGCGGGCTCAATATTGAAGTGCGCCACGGCAACGAAATCGATCCGGCCGAATGGCCTGCCCTGCACGCCCTCTACGCCTCAACCTTCGATAAATTCAACAACCACGCCGTGTTCACCGCGGCCTGCTTCGCCGATCTGGCGCCGGCGCTGGGCCGCCGCATGGTCGTTTTCATCGCCCGCGACGGCGGCCAAGCGGTGGCCGTCTCGCTCTGTTTCCGCAGCGATGAAACGCTCTACGGCCGCTACTGGGGTTGTAACGGCCAATATCACAGCCTGCATTTCGAACTCTGTTTCTATCAGGGCATCGCCTACTGCCTGCGCCACGGCCTGCAACGCTTCGAACCCGGTGCCGGCGGCGAACACAAGATCGCCCGCGGCTTCACGCCAACCGTGGTCCATTCCGCCCACTGGATCGCCGATCCAGCCATGCGCAAGCTGATCGGCCGCCACCTCGACGTGCAGGGCGACGCGGTGGCCAACTATCGCGATCAGGCGGCGGCGCATCTGCCCTTCCGGTGTGAGAACTAG